The Acipenser ruthenus chromosome 30, fAciRut3.2 maternal haplotype, whole genome shotgun sequence genome includes the window actagctatgaggacaccgaggttGTGTCCTCAGTTGTTTTTTGCaactgatgctcatgtaaaaatgctggtaaagtacaaaagactccttcattttctctgttggtttgctgtgtaacatagatttggaggttgaatagtaaataccaagcagtcatatagatactgcagctatagcttgaaacctcagtttgacctcggtagaatgtcagctctggttttGGCCCTACCTCTGGTCTATACACAAgcttacatttccttttagttatCGGATTGTAGGTACTGTACATGCAGGACCTTGTTAGGACCTACttgaaaataaaagctttaacCTTGATCCAAATctataaatatgtattgaataGTCTCTAGTGTTCTACCTACATAGGGTGCAGTTGTGTCGTTCTATTTTCATgagcacaaaaaatatattattattatgatgatgatgatgatgatgatgttggttATATTGGTGATTCCAAGTTGAACTCCTGTCATTTCAGATACATCCCAGAGGGAATGCAGTGCTCCTGCGGGCCTGACTACTACACGATGAACCCTCACTTTAACAACGCCTCTTATGTCATCTACATGTTCTCTGTGCATTTCTGCGTTCCAGTCGTCATCATATTCTTCTCATATGGGCAGCTCATATGCAAAGTCAAAGAGGTGAGCAGACACAGAAACCCGCTTGGGAAAGTAAACTCTTTATCAGCATCTTTCCTGTTATCATACACTCCAGAACAATGGGATGCCACTTCACATTTTTCTTATTAGTCAACATTCGCCGAATAGAAACCAGGTACTAAAAGACAACAGGAACAATTGAGGAAGATTATAATCATCTAGTGGAGGGGCTAATGCTAACCATCTTAAAATATAAGCAATATATTATATtacaacacaaaaacatttgttactttttagtaGAACCTATCATAGAATTATCATATGGTTGAGAGTTTCAAGTTATGTGTGAGAAGATGGAAGCTCTGAGCAGGCACAATTGAAGAGCATCTCGTTTTTTTTTAGATTAGAAAGTTATCCCAGGGTTTGCAGATTTCTGTTTTCCAGGGCTGTCAATCTAAATTTCACCTAGTAAACCATTTCAAAAACATTCCGTAAGTAAGTGTACTGATGACCAGCTCTGAACTGCAAGCTTCAATGGTGACAGTGCATCTGCTCCCCAGGCTGCCGCAGCACAGCAGGAGTCTGCCACCACCCAGAAAGCAGAGCGCGAGGTCACGCGCATGGTCATCCTCATGGTCATCGGCTTCCTGATGGCCTGGACCCCCTACGCCTCTGTGGCATTGTGGATCTTCTTGAACCAAGGGGCCGACTTCTCTGCAACTCTCATGACCATTCCTGCCTTTTTCTCCAAGAGCTCTGCCTTGTATAACCCCATCATCTACGTGCTGCTGAACAAACAGGTACCCGCTGCACTAGCAGAGTTTCCACTGTCCCAACCCCATTACCATTTAAACCCCTCGCTCTGCAAGAAATATACCCAGCGCTCATTTTTCTGTAGCGGGCCGGGGTTAGCCACTTAGCCAGACGTCCAGTTTTCAACACATAAATGGGCGATGATAAATGTGATCCCTCGTCAACAACTTAGGAGTGTGGCTAGTACAGTAACAGGATGGACAAGCCGAGGTCTGGGTGAGCATCGTGGCTCTCCAGACTTTTGAACCCAGATCCTGCACTCTCGGGTGGTCCTAGATATACAAATGGCAGGCAAATTCAAGATCTGGTATACGCTGTTAACCTACAGTACTGATAAACTGATTTAGCCCAGTCAGCAGCAACAGGATACTGTagttaatatttatttaaggAACACACAGGTCCAATCTGTAGCACTTCCATAGATGACGGCTTGTAAATTTAAAAACATCCCCCTCCCAAAATAAGGATTGTTGCAGCACCATATCCCTCGCAACACAAACCTCTACCCTTGTCACAGTTCCAGCCTGACTCAACCCTCTCCTGCCTGTTTTGTCTCCCCTCCAGTTCCGTAACTGCATGATCACCACAGTCTGCTGCGGAAAGAACCCGCTTGGGGATGATGACATCTCCTCCACAGCATCCCAGAGCAAGACAGAAGTGTCCTCTGTGTCCTCCAGCCAGGTGTCCCCAGCGTAGACCCCCAGCTCAGCTCCTCCACACCTCAGGCACCGGATTCCTCTTTGACATAGCGGCTTtcaatttccatttttttcacaCTATTTGCATGAACTGAGACATTACTGATATCGTAATCCGCAAAAGAACGTAACTCAGAAACTGCAGAAGAGTTCTGTTAGAGTATTGATCATTCTGCTTTTGATAAACTTCTTAAGCCTCTACCTTAGTCTAGAAGGCTAGTATTTCTACACTGCTGAGGCACCTCCCTCCACCCCCCCTTATCCTTTCATCCTGATTTTAGCTTTAAAGTGTATTTGATTAACAATAGTTAGTTTGCAGAAAGTATCATAACGATGATCATGGGAAGGGCAGGTCAATTCATGGGTACCCCTGTGATCAAAATGAAGTAGCCTTGTTAGCAACTTAATTCACACTTCCTAGATTTCTGCACAGTGTACTGTGAGCTCTTGTGTCCCCACACCCTAACCCCACATCCCCTCCTGCACAGACAAACGTAGAAAGAACAGTAACTCGCTAGAAGGATGCAGAGGGCATCATATCTGcggttgtttttcttcttttaagaTTCACTCCCTCATTTAATATTTGCACCACTGCTACCAGCTCTGGATTCTGCATGCTCACAGCTGGGTTTGTTCAGGAACCATTCAATCCAGGGTtcattttagttgttttttttgcacGTTCTTGCTGCGCTGAGTAAGAGTCTACTTTTCaaaaatttgcaaaaaaaatagaaaggtgattaaaaaagaaatagcaaaagtgttttatttcattgGGCTTTGTTTTGTTGCTCACTCAGTACAGGAAATGAACGCTTCTTCACAAACTGCTCCTAAATGTATGACTCTGTTGAATCAGCAGTCACAAAGCAAAGCCTCATGGAGATCATAGCCACATAGAATTAAAAACAACTGTGTAGTTTGTAtgttctaaaaaataaatgtatggaaGATGTAATCGTCAATGCTGAACTAAATGGAACTCTTATCTGATACGGATCTCTGCAATGTTTTGTATTAATGCATTTAGTGACTGTGTCACACAAAACAGGCGTGTAGTTCACACAGAGTGCTCTAGGAAATAAAGCTAGTCCATTTTTCTGTATATATAAGTTTTATCTGAGAAAAAAAAGATACCAAAAAACTCAAAGTGAACTAcgcaactgtttttgttttgtttgctgtcactccagacaaataataatttatttgtcTGAACATGTCACcttttctgtatatattttataaataacttatttaatGTGAATTTGTAAAGTCAAAAGTTAGCAATAGAAATAAATGCATGCATCAAAATTGTGAGGTGTTTGTTTGATCTTTATGCTGCTGAATGGAGTCCACTACGTGCCTTAGACTATACCTCTgattgttgaaaataaataaatagtaactaCAGCATTTACAATTCAACAGAAATATATGAATTTGCATTCAGTAAGAAATATTGCACAACGAAGGAACACACAAATATAATCGGTCATTTAGCAATGAATGAAATCATTTAAAAAGTTCTCTTCTTTGTGTTTTgggaataaaacatctcaaagGTTTACAGTAGACCATTATACTTTGTCCTATGTAGAGTTCATTCTCAGCTGGTAATTAATGAATAATTATCTCCAAATACATGAAAATCCAGGACCATCTTAATCTAGCACTTCCCCTGTTCTTAGAGACGCCACTGTCTATaaacactaactaaacacaagcAGAGGTGCAAATTAACCCACACCATGGAAATACAGGGAGAGAGGGCTCATCTTGGTAAACCCCATGCATGCTAGGAAGCAGTTTTTTTCACATAGCTTATTAACAAAGAAGAAATATTCTCCTTTGCCTCACTGTCACTTCCATACCACAACTCAATCACACccacagacctgtcaactctcccttatttgcaaGACTTCTCCCAGACAACTCCTGGGGCAGGTTTTCTCTCAGATTTTCCTCAAAACTCGACCTTTATGTCAGCAAACTAATTTCTGCACAAGTCATGTAGGGTCTGTGGTGCAATCCCTGTCTGTATtcagcagggtttaggacccagaggagccctgtggcaggcatgcattcagtgcgcgagCCAAGCTCACATACTTGACCATCTACAGCCCCTTTCACAATGGCACTTCTTCCCGGGTCCAGACCCAGGTTCTGGCTTCCCGGGTCACAATCcggcatagtgtgaaaccacgtacctggatcGTACCCGGGTTAActggggtcccagcgacccacctcaggatgtgggtcgacgcACTTTGACCCAGTTTGGAAAAaggcatactttctgtaaactatgcaggactgattttaacagTGGGACATGAGAACAAGAATGTTTGTGGTTGTGGCAcaagagatcacaaaaacacagaaaacaccagCGCTTCCACCAAGTGGTATTATTGATCTGccacatatgtgcagtgtaatgaatctgaaacaaaaacacattttcaatgtgaaaaaatgcagagTTATAAAAAGGGacaagccatttaaagtggagatatcaaaaacacaagccaagtttcaagaaaccattggggcaaccttgcccagcacaaagcaaataggcacaaacTGCAAAAACAATGGGGGCCAAgattgccccagttgtttctactaacttggcttgtgtttttgatgcaagttcgatccgcttttattgtgcatgaaaaacacaagccaagtaaCAATCAATCtgctcatgtttatttgtttatttgttcaatttcAACTCCATAGTGCTcgattccaccccccccccccccaaaaaaaagtgcCAGAACGCACTATATCATTTCAACAACAAAATGAACTAAGAATAACATACAGTAGAAGCCCGTTCATCCGAACATAGCAATGGTTCGTATTAATGAGCGTTaacatgtttacaaaaacagcagtACAGTGCATTCCGGTATGTTTTACCTGTGTCAGGTAcctttcaattgtttttttttttgttttgttttgtttttaagaggactacacttaccagaatgcaatgGGGTGTAAGTTTacaagcctgaactgtcccggtGAACACGcagtcacatggtaaccctacAGGGCGTTGTTCTGATTATCCCTGCAGTCCGAATAGGAGTACTCTGAATAAGTACTCAAAACTCTGTGTTTACATGCATAAGTATTCTAgaatatttgtttctgtttgtacgTGTGTGAGAGTGTCTAATAAATAATGCTGTTTGTATTAAAGTTATTTAACAAGTTAATGGTGATAATGCAACTATTGTATTTTTGAATAAGCCACGTCTACCATCAATCAAAAGATTGATACAAAAGTAATTATccaacattttaatattatacaaaataacatttaatgaattactaaaaaaaataataaagttatttAGAGAAGCAAGTTTCGAAATTAGACaatcaagtaaaaaaataacattaaaatcagGAAATGGTATAGAAATGTATAACAAATATGCTTTAAGGAACAATATACAAGCCACCACCAAAAACACTGCTTGAAGAGAACCTCTCTTACCCAGAACACCTTGCTTCTGTATAAAGAAGATTTCGTGGCGTCACCAATGTTTACTAAACATTTCAAGGAACTATTTTCGATAGTAGAACATAGGGAGTAAATAGATTAGCATAAAATGAAAGCTAATACTATTTTTAATAatagttaattaaaatgtatggcTGTAAATTAAATTGTGCTCTTTTTTGTAACGAATCTGCTGATGGCGTATCCCAGACTGGATGTTTATACTGAAAAGCAGGAAGGGCTGACGAGAGCTTGAGTTTGACAGCGTAGATGCGAGCAGGTGAAAATGCAACGCGTAGCGAGACAGTAAAACTGTATTGGTGAAGCTATACGAATAGCAATCAcagaatgttgttttgtttttgcatacgTCTTATGAACAGCGTATCCCTATAAAAACAGGAGTTCTGCTATCATATTCATTAACTAAACCTGAATACTGACCTTGATTGCGAAACTTTACACCGGTGCATATACCTCAGTTTACTGTAAGTGTATGCaataatatttagttttttaagaaTAATTTTGTCAGAACTGTAGAAGTTTTGCCAGTCAGTAAGGAGAcaggatttgaaaaaaaagatgtaaagttgtttttttgtgtgtgtgggttttttttttttgtattagaaaaaaaataactaaagcaGAAAAATCTCATGGAAATCGGTAAGATAGCTACGGCAAATAAGAGGAGTTTAATAATCGTGAATGTGCTTGCACAAGCTACGGCAGCTTTCtaaacattttataattgtatataaGGAAGTACCTTAAACATCTACGTAATGTATGACAAATATTAACTTCCCTATACCGAGAGCTGAAATGACAAATTACTCGCGCAACATTCATTGCACCGCCCTGCTAGTAAGTAGTaaaatatgtaaagaaaaaaataaagatgaagAGACACAGACTATTCTTATTTTGGCTGTTAACCTTTACAAAGCGTTTTGAAAACCATAGTGGCCTTAGCTCAGAGGGTAAAACCACTGATCCTGTAACAAGAGAAACGCCTCAGAACTGACTGACACTTCACATCGTAAACGTATATAAACAATGGGACTGGCTCCGAGCGAGCCATGCATCTATGAGAAGCTGTCTGAAAGTGTCGATATCCTGAGGCGATCCGGGTATCGATATGGAATGTCGGAGAGGGAGATCGAGAAGTTCATAAAGCAGGTGCTGGAAACGAATGAGCCCAGGCGAGAGCCGCCCCAATTCCCCATCCTGCTGGCAGCGTGCAAGGTCAGATTATATACTGTGCTGTAAATAGATGGGAAGCATTAAGGAAGGGGTAAACGACGATACATGTTGAATCTCTGGATTCTTACCATCATGTTAATGTATCATTGTATTACTTctagcaaacaatatgaaatgctaaactgaaatcgcaagtgttacatttgaaatgtgtaatactgtacAGAGTCTGCATTTACTAATGAAACACAAGTTCGTTATTCACCAAACTGTTCTAGATTGTGGGTGACTTCATTAACAAGGGGCTAACCCCTCCCAGGAGCCCCAAGGTGTATGTTTCAGTTGAGGTGTTGGAAGCACAATGTGATTTTTTTCCAGGACCTATAggagctgcatgttttcactgtTGTCTTTCCTTTTCCCTTCATGCAGCTTGTAATTGCACTGGGATTCCTCTTGGTGGCAGTGCTGGCGTTCACCTACCCTCTTAGCTTTCCACAGTACAGGTTTCCCGTGGGTCATGCTCACAACTGGTCCTCTCCCATCAGCCATGTGCGCCTCCTGTCTCTGCCCATTGCCAAGAAGTACAACCTCGAAGGTACATAGTTAACTCTGCTTTCACAGGGACCGCAATGCACTGTGGAATTTGTAGTTCTGCACTTCTAAAAGACAagacacagataaaaaaaaaatcctgaaggCACTGTGGGTTCAAAAACTGGAGAACCTGGAGTCATATGGTCACCCTATAAATAGGGCATTCTTACCTcagaattacatttgaattgctgtgctgcTAAGCCTTTGGCTTGCCAAAAACACTTTGCTAGTCATTTGAAATGAGTAAGTCCAATTTGGCAGTCTCTCTGCGTCCTGCAGTCTTGTCTTTATGATCTGTAGTCTGCTAAAGATTCGTATCAGCTGTAGAAATGAAAGGCTGTGTTATTAGTTAAACACGTGTTAACTGGTACCCAGGGGAATGGATTTGAATGATCATTTCCATTTTCCCTGAATTGTTCTGCACTGTGTCGTACCTTCAGGATTTAAATAATCACTTGCTTTCTGGAATTTGAATATTCCTTTTTGTTGTAAAATACATAGAACCGTTGATTTAGTTCCTCTGGATCTTGCTTGCTAACTTATTTAGTACTTAGAACATGTGTTGTTGTGCTGCACTATGATGCTTCCTGTTTCTCAAGGGATTTTTTAGGATAGATATGATACAACGGGACGTTTCCATTTAACAAATGCGCTCGCATAAAATCCACCGCAGCATCGATATGgatacatacaaaatatatatacagttgtagtcaaaagtttacatacccgaatggaaatttataatttctagaaatttctctaaAGCAAATAAttctaggaaaaatcttttgtagcaaaagttttgcttttgtggatgaggaaaaaatagatgtctacaattatttattttgcaaaactccaaaaatgctcattcaaaagtattcataccctgacaaggaaaattaaagtaatagctagttgaggcacctttagcaataataacctcttttaaacgattaggatatttgtcagtgagcttttggcatgattctttagtgatttttgactattcttcaacgcaaaattgttccagttcattcaaattccaaggacttttCTTGTGCAcaataccaaagattctcaatcagatttagaccAGGacattgactaggccattccagaaccttcattttattcttctttaaccattctgaagtagattttgatgtgtgctttggatcgttgttgtgttggaatgtccagttgcactttaaaagttttgtttcagatgattggccaatatctatTGGtctgctatggaatccattttaccatgtactagaactaaatttcctgtgccattagaggaaaaacagccccatagaaggatattaccacctccatgcttgacagtaggtatggtgttcttttctttgtacgcctcaccagactttctccaaacgtaacgactatcagcgtaatcaaatagctcgatttttgtttcatcactccacaaaacctttgagcagaactcatatccatcattcaaatgccattttgcaaactttaagcgattgtccttgtgacgttttcctaagactggctttttctttggcctgcgaccattgagaccttttaggattttgaatgcttgaatcagatcaccgcgtagtcttctttgttcaagactgaatagattcaattcttttagcctgtctgcatacgacatgccatttaaacctgggataattctggtcgctcttctttgcactctttctagagcagcaatatcctttttgtaacgaggtgaccagaactgaacacagtattctagatgaggtcttactaatgcattgtaaagttttaacattacttcccttgatttaaattcaacacttctcacaatatatccgagcatcttgttggccttttttatagcttccccacattgtctagaggaagacaacataaactcctaggtctttttcatagattccttcttcaatttcagtatctcccatatgatatttataatgcacatttttattgcctgcgtgcagtaccttacacttttctctattaaatgtcaattgcaatgtgtctgcccagttctgaatgctgtcgagatcattttgaatgacctttgttgctgcaacagtgtttgccactcctcctatttttgtgtcgtctgcaaatttaacaagtttgcttactataccagaatctaaatcattaatgttgatTAGGAATAGGATATTCTTTGCTTTCGAGAaatttttagaaattataaatttccattggggtatgtaaactttggactctgtctgtctgtctgtctgtctgtctgtctgtctgtctgtctgtctgtctatctatcaatcaatctatcATTTCCATCTTTTCAGTGTAACTGTAAAAGAGAACAGCTTATTGTTTGTTTGAATTGTTTTGAGTGTCTCTACTGCTGATCTTCCACGTCTGGCTTTCGTTCCCTCTCTCCCCTACGCCTGCAGCCCCGGATCAGTTTTGCACCAATTCTTCACTTTTCAACAGTTCTTGTGATTTCCACAAGCTGAATCACTTTAATATGTTTCATAACTCCCCTTGTTTTGCTTGGACTTTACTCCAGATGCCAGGGCTGTTAGAGGACAGGCTGtctgatctttttttatttaaacattgtaaTTCTAAAGGGTGTGGGGGGTGTTTTGCAATTGTTGTTATAGCTGGCTTGGTTTAGTGTgtgatacagggatggaaataagactcctgttgcatagcagtttcacccattccaggttttaaggtgtgtcttaataaactcctagtaaaaccaggattggatccaactgctatgcaacggtggtcttatttccatccctgtgatagCTACATATACAATGACATATTTCATGTTTCTTTTAGGATAGGCTGGTCTTTATTAGGTTGACCTTTTATTAGATTTGTTTCTAGTTGTGGTTTATTCATGCCTGGACAAAAGTATGTTTCAAACTGTGTTTAAGGGTTGCATTGTATCCTGTGGTTTGCTCTCAGATGGTGCTGATAAGGTTTCACTCATTCAGAATGAAACTTCCTAATCCAGCTTCTGTCTGGTGAGTTGCATAAGTCTGCAATTCTATATTTATGACTCCTTCCTGACCCTGTTAGTGTGTGTCTAATATTGCACAACTCCAGCCTAGTTTACTGGCATTGAAATAAACCCCACTTTGCATAACAAATCCAGGTTTCACTACAAGCATTGGTTTATGAACCGAATGCAACGCAGTGCGTCTGAAACTCAAGGGTCTAATTAAAACCTGGAGCTGCTATGGCTCTCTGATCAATGGGTCTCACGTCTGATTTATATAATGATTGGGTTGTTGGACTCATTGCATTGCGCAGTCGTTGATTTCTGTGATGCGTACTCGGATACtcttattaaataaatagaaactagATGTTTCATCTCAGTAGGGATGTCCTGGTGAAATATATTCAGAAATAAACAGACAAATGCTTACGCTGTGAGggaccgtgcagctgcctcagctCCACCTCCGAACCCAGCTGGCCTCTCTGCTGCTGTGAGGAAGCAGTGTTTGGATAAGAGAGAGACGTTGTCACACCTGACCCAAACCCCCCCCCAAATATAATGATCCTTAACTAAGGCACGCTATATGTTCTTGTTACCATAAAATAGGCACACATTACATAAGATCTACTTGAATTCACATAATCATTATTTTGGACTTGCCCACACAACCCCAAACAGCAATGTCAAGCTTCATTATACCACAACTGCAGCTTTTAATAATGATATGATTTCTTACCGTAACCCGGTAAAGTGATAAAATCCCTCTTaacagaaaacaaaccaaaataattaaaaaaaaaacacaagaggagTTTTTGAAAAATGCTTGATGACCTGTTAGACCAGTCTGTGTTGGAGTGTTAGGGGCTTGAGGATTCCGGAGGGCCATGCAGATTAATGCTGTTCTACCTTTTGCAGGGTTCCACGAGTGGTGGAGATCCCATAAGAAGGGGCGATCTGGAGCTGCAGTGAACTGCTCTGAATGTGCCTCGGTGTCGGCTGTGCTGGATGTGTGGAAGGGTCAGGGCTTCCCAGACTGCATCCTTCAGGGAGTGCAGCCTGTAGTAATTGAGGTAACTGCAGCGGGGCTTCAGGATCAAAGAGCAACACAACACAAGGCAATTACATGAGGTCTTTCATCAATAACTGGAAACCGCTGTAACACAACAATAGTGCCACAtgtagaaataccaaaagaaacttaaataaatgtaatgacaAGCATTTTGAGTAAATGGCAAAACGTGCTGTTTTTCTTTTAGGGGGGCCAGTCCTTAACCCTGTCCTATGCAGACCTGGAGCAGCTGTACTCCAGACAGCAGGAGTTCATGGACCTTTTCATCAGGGAGCAGGAAAACCTGATCGTCCTGGCGCAGGAATTCCCAAAGGAGCCGTCCAACTTCATACTGCTGTGGTAAAAAGAGAAGAGTGGGCTCTAGTTCAGCTTGAGCAGAAACTGCCTCCACGCTAGTGTACAGTGTACCACTCTTAATGTGGAGACCTTCTGTCCACAAGCAACTAACTGTGTCCACATTAGGCGTACTGTGCTTTACCAGCAGCTCACTGATCACCATTTAAAGGTGTGCTGAAAGCAAGCCTCAGTACAGGACTCCTCAAGCTTTAAGTGCATATACACTTGAAATGGTGCAGTGCAATACATTTACCTTAGACTGACACACAGGTGATTAGTTGTCATTTATTTATCATTGTGTAATA containing:
- the LOC117966032 gene encoding green-sensitive opsin, coding for MNGTEGNNFYVPFSNRSGVVRSPFDYPQYYLAAPWKFFTLSAYMFLLISLGLPINLLTLVVTFKHKKLRQPLNFILVNLAVAGLFMVLFGFTITFYSAMNGYFVFGPTGCAIEGFMATLGGEVALWSLVVLAIERYIVVCKPMGSFRFSSTHASIGIAFTWVMALTCAAPPIFGWSRYIPEGMQCSCGPDYYTMNPHFNNASYVIYMFSVHFCVPVVIIFFSYGQLICKVKEAAAAQQESATTQKAEREVTRMVILMVIGFLMAWTPYASVALWIFLNQGADFSATLMTIPAFFSKSSALYNPIIYVLLNKQFRNCMITTVCCGKNPLGDDDISSTASQSKTEVSSVSSSQVSPA
- the LOC117394726 gene encoding bombesin receptor-activated protein C6orf89 homolog is translated as MGLAPSEPCIYEKLSESVDILRRSGYRYGMSEREIEKFIKQVLETNEPRREPPQFPILLAACKLVIALGFLLVAVLAFTYPLSFPQYRFPVGHAHNWSSPISHVRLLSLPIAKKYNLEGFHEWWRSHKKGRSGAAVNCSECASVSAVLDVWKGQGFPDCILQGVQPVVIEGGQSLTLSYADLEQLYSRQQEFMDLFIREQENLIVLAQEFPKEPSNFILLWKPQLVSRQEVLQGLFPSAELQRVLDREGVSLKRCLVTDSQGLQSKAQQVYRWLVVGSGQPSLRILPLAECRGQCSSFNVWLEPGDMVYADSRFWQMDLFPGRGQSIVCDGFAF